From Nitrospira sp.:
ATCTTCACAAAGCCGTCCTGCCGGTGCTGTCTCCATCCGCACACCAGGTCGTACGCGTTGGTCAAGGGAATCAGCTTCAAAATATCTTCGGTATCTTGCTGAAGGTCGCCGTCGATCTGGACAATGATGTCACCGTTTGATTGATGAAAGCCGGCTTCAAGCGCACAGGTCTTACCGTAGTTACGGTCAAAGTGGAAGACGCGGACACAGGTATGTTCAGCGGCCAATCGGTCCAGCGCGTCACTGCTGCCGTCGCTGCTCCCGTCATCCACAAAGATGATCTCATACGGGCGCGACTGAGACGCCTCATGAGAGTCCATGACCTTCAATAAACTGGCGATGAGCGGAGATAAATTGTCGCGTTCATCCTTGATGGGGATGATTACAGAGGCCCAAGGGCTGGAAGGCAGGGTCATCTTACGCTAAAGCTCCAGCACTAGTCGGAGCGCCTGTTGATAAGAGCAGCATTCTATCCGAAGGTCGAGGGTTGGTCAAACGAGCGAGGGTAAAAATATTCAGATGGGTGATGGGCAGGCTAGGGCTTGGCCGCCACGACGGTGAAACGCATCGTGCCCATGAGACTCATCTCATTGATTTACT
This genomic window contains:
- a CDS encoding glycosyltransferase family 2 protein; the protein is MTLPSSPWASVIIPIKDERDNLSPLIASLLKVMDSHEASQSRPYEIIFVDDGSSDGSSDALDRLAAEHTCVRVFHFDRNYGKTCALEAGFHQSNGDIIVQIDGDLQQDTEDILKLIPLTNAYDLVCGWRQHRQDGFVKMISSRIANRVRNVFTHDGVHDTGCPLKVFRRPVLERIRLFEGMHRFFPALALMYGFTVTEVPVRHYPRIHGVSKYGMGNRLFTSLYDLIAVRWMQQRVLLYKFRGPAA